Genomic window (Paraglaciecola psychrophila 170):
GATACGTTTGATATCAGGGTCGGTCAGTAAAAACACGGAGATTAACGAAATAACCACCAGCGCAATCAGTTGTGGTGGCACCCACTGTTTCACTTTTCGGGGTGTAAATAGGATTAAGAGCAGCGTACCTAGCGCCATACCCAGCTCAGTAATACTGATATTACTTAAGGTATCGGGGAAAGCGATTATCGCTCCGGTAACGCCGCCAGACGGGGCTGTGACACCTACCGCGGGTGCAAACTGCATAATAATAAGTATACAACCAATGCCTGACATAAAGCCGCTAATCACGCTATAGGGCATCAAGGTAATGTATTTACCTAACTTCAATACGCCAAATAGTATTTGGGTGACCCCCGCAATCATGACTACGGTAAATGCCATGGCTAAACCAGTATCAGGATAGCGCGCGACCATAGCCGTCACTACCGCTGCCATGATCACGGTCATAGGACCTGTGGGCTCTGATATTAATGTAGGGGTACCGCCAAATAGTGCCGCAAAAAGGCCTATAATAATGGCCCCATACAGACCGGCCTCTGGCCCTGCTCCTGAGGCTAAACCGAATGCTAAAGCCAAAGGTAAGGACACAATAGCGGCAGTTAACCCACCTAAAATGTCGCCTTTCAGACTATTTCGATTAATGGTGTTAAAAATCTTCAAAGGATGCCCTTTTTAATTCTCTAAGTTGAATGTGTGTTAATCGCGTTTATTGTATAGAGCAAGGGCAGTTTGTATATCATATTTGTTAAATATCGATGATGAATTCAGACATGTTTTTTTTTGGCAGACCTGAATATCAAATACAAAACTAAAGTGAGGGTAAAAACGAATATCAGATTTGCTATGCAATAGCCAAAATGTCTAACTGAAAAATTATCAAGCAAACTTAAGGCCACTGCAGTGCGTTTGTTTATTTCCAGACTTCGTGTTTCACCCAGTCCACTTCCATGGTCCAGTTTTGGGTCATGGGAGAGTCATTGATCTTAGCAAAATTTAATATAGCGAAGAATGGCTCAGAAAGTTTAGATGCCTCATTAGGAAGTCGATAAACTTCCATTTCTCCGAGACGGAAAATCACATCATCACCAACCCATTCTACCGAGTACTCATGGTATTCGTTAAGTTGGGCTGCTTGAACCAACATCAATGATTGCCAATCACCGCCGCCACATTGACCATTACTTTTAATGGCTCGAGCTGCATAGTGGTCAGGGCCACCGTCACTATGATGTTCAAAAATATCTATTTCACCTGAACCTGTCATTGGCCAACATACAATTTCATCGGCTTCTTGGACTGGTGGTTCATTGTTCAAAGCACCCAGCAACCACCACGCGGGGAACATTCCAGCTTGACCGCTATTTTCTACTTTTAATCTAGCGGTCCATTTACCTTTAACAAACTCTTTAAGGTTTTTTGAGGCAATACGACCAGCCACATATTGTGTATCGTGATGCTGTTGACCTTGTTTATTGAGGTTGTCACAAGGACGTTTTTTCACCCAGGTCAATCACTCGTATTTTTAGGGTTCCGTTGCTGACTTCCCGAGTATTAAACTGATTATCTGACACATAACATTGGTCTTCGTTATTCACCCATATCATTTGATCTTGCCAGTTTTTTGGATTAAAGCTGTCAAACTCGTCTAAGAAGTCTACCTGCCAACCACTCACGATAACGCCCTGCCTTTGTTGAACGGGATTTTCTAAAGGGGGTTGGGAGCAGCCAGAGACAAAAACTGCTAGCGTGATGATGGCCAAGATATTCTTCATATGAACTCCAAAATTTGCGTGGGCTACTATGCATGGACTACTAATTAGTGGGTTTGATGCAAGAAAATGTGGGTTTTATCTCGTCAAACCATTGGGGGTTGAAGCTATACATCTATAGCTTACAACCTTAAATAAGCGACATCAGTACCCATAAAAATAAATTGAGAATTAAGGCGCCCCTTATAAACATCTCTTTTATAACACGAATCGATTTTTCTACTCTGAGGATTAAGTTAGCGTGGACCAAAATTGCGACAGGTTGGAAGATGATTCTGAATTAATACTCTAGGAGTGGGCTTTAGAAAGATTATTGAACAGTTTATCAAATAACGCATCATACGAGCCGGAGTCTTGATGCAAGGTTGATTTATTTTGGGAGATTTAGTGTATTAATAAGTAGTTGAAATTAGGTAACAAATATTTTGAGTGAGGTAAACTAATTAAATGAGATGCTCAGATTAATATGACCATCTCATTAAAGATTGGATTAACGTTTATACGTTTTTATCAAACTAAATACCTTATTAGTCAGAATAAGTTAGGCTGTTAAACTTTCGCTGTTGAAAGTCAGCATCACCAAAAGTGGTGTTGATCATCATCAAACGCTTAACGTAATGTCCTACATCAAGTTCGTCTGTCAAACCCATGCCGCCATGCAATTGAATGGCTTCGTCGCCAATCAATTTACCGTTACGACCAATCATCACTTTTAACGCAGCAATGTTTTTGGGCAAATCATCTGCACCACTTTCTGCAGCGCATACTGCACGGTACAAAATTGACTTCGCTTGTTCACCTGCCATAAACATATCAACCATGCGATGCTGCAATGCCTGAAAGCTACTAATAGCCACACCAAATTGTTTGCGTGTCTTGGTGTATTCAATCGTGGTGGTGTTAAGTTTTTGCATAATGCCCATGGCTTCTGCACACAAAGCGATAATGACGTCACCCACCACTGCTTCAATCAGTGTGTAGCCGTTATCGACATCACCTAAAACGTGATCCGCAGCAACACGTACATCGGTGAGCTTGATGTTTGCAACTAGTTGTCCGTCCATCAGGCGGTAAGAAGTCCGCTCTACGCCCGGTGCGTCGGTGTCAATCAGGAACAAAGTAATACCCGCTTCATCACACTGTTCACCTGAAGTTCTCGCAGACACAACCACTTTATTAGCGGCCATGCCATTAGACACCACAGTCTTTTCGCCGTTAAGGACAAAGTCAGCTCCGTCACGTTTAGCTTGGGTTTTCACGTCGGCCAATTCAAAACGGCTTTGACGTTCTAAGTAGGCAAATGAACCTTGCAGTGAACCGTCGATGATTTTTTCAATATTGGCATCTTGCAAGGCAGTGTTACCGCTTTTATTTAGCAAGCCACCAAACATTAATACTGTAGCAACAAATGGCTCAACCACTAAACCTTTACCCATCTCTTCCATCACTGCCATCACTTCAGTGGCTCCGCCGCCAAAACCGCCATGGGCTTCGTCGAAGGGAATAGAAAGCCAACCAAGTTCAGCAAACATTTGCCAGTTAGCAGGGTTAAAGCCTAACTCACTCGAGGCATTAGCGCGTCGGCTATCAAAGTCATATTCGTCTCGCACAAAGCGCGCGACGCTGTCTTTGAGCATATTTTGTTCTTCGGATAAATTAAAATTCATGATTAAAGGCCCAATACGTATTTAGCGGTAATATTTTTCTGTACTTCGTTTGAACCACCGTAAATCGTGGCGGCTCGTCCGTACATATAAGCTTGTCTCGCTGAGTGTCCAAAAGCGTGGCCAATGGTTTCTTCAGTATCTTCACCGTGGATCACACCACTGTAATATCCGGCTAAATCCATATACATCTGCTGGATCGCTTGTTGAATCTCAGTACCTTTGATTTTTAGAAGTGAAGACTCAACGCCCGGTCCTTTGCCGTCTGCTGTTGAGGCCAGTACACGTAACTCTGTGTATTCTAAGGCCATCAGTTCAATTTCAGTATTAGAAAGACGATTCTGAAACTGGGTATCTTCGCTAAGAGGACGTCCACCGCTCACTTCTTGAGCGAGTAAATTCCGGAGTTCCCGTAGCTTACGCTTAGAATCGGCAACGGCTGCAATAGAAGTACGTTCGTGAGCCAATAAAGCCTTGGCATAAGTCCAGCCTTTGCCTTCCTCGCCAATGCGATTTGCAGTAGGAACACGTACGTTGTCAAAAACAACTTCATTAAGACTATGGTGATCGTCAATAGAAGAAATCTTATTGACCGAAACACCAGGACTACTCATATCAATCAACAGGAAGGTAATACCATCTTGACGCTTGCCAGAAGAGTCGGTGCGAACCAGGCAGAAAATCCAATCAGAATACTGTGCGTAAGTCGTCCAAATTTTGGCTCCTGTTACGATGTAGTCATCGCCGTCCAATTCTGCTTTGGTTTTTAATGCCGCTAGGTCTGAACCTGCACCAGGTTCTGAATAACCCTGACACCACCAATCTTGGTTTTTAAGAATACGCGGCAAAAAACGCTTTTTCTGTTCGTCGTTACCAAAGTCATAAATAACCGGGGCCACCATTTTCAAGCCAAATGGAACCACATCAGGAATACCAGCTAGTGAACGTTCCGTCTCAAAAATAAAGTTTTCGGTCACCGACCAATCCACACCACCATGTTC
Coding sequences:
- a CDS encoding glycoside hydrolase family 16 protein: MKKRPCDNLNKQGQQHHDTQYVAGRIASKNLKEFVKGKWTARLKVENSGQAGMFPAWWLLGALNNEPPVQEADEIVCWPMTGSGEIDIFEHHSDGGPDHYAARAIKSNGQCGGGDWQSLMLVQAAQLNEYHEYSVEWVGDDVIFRLGEMEVYRLPNEASKLSEPFFAILNFAKINDSPMTQNWTMEVDWVKHEVWK
- a CDS encoding LamG domain-containing protein, producing MKNILAIITLAVFVSGCSQPPLENPVQQRQGVIVSGWQVDFLDEFDSFNPKNWQDQMIWVNNEDQCYVSDNQFNTREVSNGTLKIRVIDLGEKTSL
- a CDS encoding acyl-CoA dehydrogenase family protein, whose amino-acid sequence is MNFNLSEEQNMLKDSVARFVRDEYDFDSRRANASSELGFNPANWQMFAELGWLSIPFDEAHGGFGGGATEVMAVMEEMGKGLVVEPFVATVLMFGGLLNKSGNTALQDANIEKIIDGSLQGSFAYLERQSRFELADVKTQAKRDGADFVLNGEKTVVSNGMAANKVVVSARTSGEQCDEAGITLFLIDTDAPGVERTSYRLMDGQLVANIKLTDVRVAADHVLGDVDNGYTLIEAVVGDVIIALCAEAMGIMQKLNTTTIEYTKTRKQFGVAISSFQALQHRMVDMFMAGEQAKSILYRAVCAAESGADDLPKNIAALKVMIGRNGKLIGDEAIQLHGGMGLTDELDVGHYVKRLMMINTTFGDADFQQRKFNSLTYSD
- a CDS encoding acyl-CoA dehydrogenase family protein → MDITFSAEELAFRDQVRVFLSESWTEDLASRINARDGDYKAAQIEWQNKLSAKGWLAPGWPVEHGGVDWSVTENFIFETERSLAGIPDVVPFGLKMVAPVIYDFGNDEQKKRFLPRILKNQDWWCQGYSEPGAGSDLAALKTKAELDGDDYIVTGAKIWTTYAQYSDWIFCLVRTDSSGKRQDGITFLLIDMSSPGVSVNKISSIDDHHSLNEVVFDNVRVPTANRIGEEGKGWTYAKALLAHERTSIAAVADSKRKLRELRNLLAQEVSGGRPLSEDTQFQNRLSNTEIELMALEYTELRVLASTADGKGPGVESSLLKIKGTEIQQAIQQMYMDLAGYYSGVIHGEDTEETIGHAFGHSARQAYMYGRAATIYGGSNEVQKNITAKYVLGL